The genomic window AAAACTTGATTTTAGCCGACCCCTTGTGGTGTTGGCACCACTTGCTGGATATACTGACTTACCTTTTCGTTCAGTTGTTAAAAAATTTGGAGCGGATTTAACTATTTCTGAGATGATTTCATCAAATGCTTTAGTTTATAAATCAGAACGAACTCTTAAAATGATAGAAAAATCTCCAACTGAAGATCCATATTTTGTTCAAATTGCTGGAAATAAAATGGAACTAATCAGAGATGCAGTTTTAATTTTAAATGAAATAGATGGAATAGATGGAATTGATTTAAACTGTGGATGCCCTGCACCAAAGGTTTTTAATCATGGTTCTGGTTCAAATCTTTTAGGAGATTTAAAAAAACTTGAAGAGATGCTCTCAACTGTAAAAAAATATTCAAATAAACAATATACAAGTGCAAAAGTAAGACTTGGTGTTAATGAAAAAATTCCAGTAGAAATTGGAAAAGCTGTTGAAGCTTGTGGAGTTGATTTTGTATCTGTTCATGGAAGAACAAGAGCAGGAAAGTATAAAGCTCCTGTTGATTATGATGCAATTAAAGCGATGAAAGAAGCTATCTCTATTCCTGTTATTGCTAATGGTGATATTAAAGATTATGATAAAGCAAAAGAAGTTTTAGAGTATACAAAAGCTGATGGTGTAATGATTGGTCGAGGTGCAATTGGAAAACCTTGGGTTTTTTATCAATTAAAACATGGAATTGAAGATATTTCAAATGAGATGAAAAAAGAGATTATTCTAGAACATTTTGATGCGATGCTTAAATTTCATGGACCACATGGTGCTATTATGTTTAGAAAATTACTACACTCTTACTCAAAAGGGTATACAGGCGCAAATGAATTTAGAGATATTGTTAATAAAATCTCTGATATTAGTGTTATGCGAGATATGATAGAAAACTTTTTTTAAACTTTTTTAATATGATTCAAAAGTTATTTAGATAGAATATTGCACTTTATAAAAAATAAAGAAAATTATATATAGTTTTAATAAAGGAAATATTTGACTAAATACTATTTTGAATTAACTCTAAAACCAGAAAGTAATTTTGAACTTTTTGTAGATTTATTAAATGCAATTACAACTGATGCTATTGAAGAACTAGATGAGACTTTAATAATTAGAAGTGAAGAAGAACTAACTGATTTAATATTTGGTATTGAAGAGTTTGCAAAAGCACTAAATGAAAAATGTGAAATCACTTATGAAAAAAAAGAGAATATTGATTGGATAAAAGAGTATCAGCAATCTGTAAAAGCAGTTGAAGTAGGTAACTTTTTTATAAGACCGTCTTGGGTAGAGAAAAAAGATGGGAAAATTGATATTATAATTAATCCTGCATTATCTTTTGGTTCAGGTCATCATGAAACTACATCTTCTTGTATTGAAGCTATTGATGAGTTTGTAACTTCTAATCAAACAGTTTTAGATGTTGGAACAGGAAGTGGAATTCTTGCAATTGCAGCTGCAAAAAAAGATTGTATAGTTGACATTTGTGATACGGATGAAGTTTGTGTAATTGATACAAAAGCTAATTTTGAATTAAATGATGTAAAATTTAATGACTCATGGGTAGGCTCTACGAATAAAACAACTAAAAAATATGATGTAGTAATTGCAAATATTGTTGCAGATGTTCTTGTAATGATAGCCTCAGATTTAAAGAAATGTTTAAATGAAGATGGTATATTGATAATTTCAGGTATTTTGGATAAACATATTAACAGAGTATTAAGTAAATTTAATGATTTAGAACAAATCAAACTTATTCATAAAAATGAGTGGATGAGTGTTGTATTTAAAAAAAATAAGGAGTTTTAGTTATGGCAAAAAAACAACAAAACAACAATTCAAATAATAACAATAACAGCAATGGCAATAATAATGGGAATGGTAATAATTTTTTCAATAATAATCCATTATTAATTTTTGTAATTTTTTCTATAGTTACAATATTTGTTTTTAAAGCAATTTTCCCTGAAAATCAAATGGGAGCAGATGCTACTAATTCAAATATTCAAGCCTTTGGACAAACATCTAATAAAACAATTGCATATTCAGATTTAAAAGCTTTAATTAGCTCAGGAAAAATAGATTATGTAGGTATTGGAAATACACAAATTAAAGCTATCTCAAAAGCAGGAACAGGTTCTGTTACTACATATACTGCAAGAAGAGTAGTTCCTGATAACACTTTAATTCCAGAATTAGAGAAAAATAATATCTCTTATGGTGGAATAAATGAAGAAAATATCCTTTCAGATATTTTATTTGGATGGGTTTTACCTATATTTATTTTCTTTGCTATTTGGATGTTTATTGCAAAAAGAATGCAAAAATCTATGGGTGGAGGTTCAGGAGGAATTCTTGGAATTGGATCATCTAAAAAAATGATTAATTCTGAAAAACCAAATGTAACTTTTGATGATATGGCTGGAAATAAAGAGGCGAAGGAAGAAGTTCAAGAAATTGTTGATTTCTTAAAATCACCAGATAGATATGTAAGACTTGGAGCTCAAATTCCAAAAGGTGTTTTATTAGTTGGACCTCCAGGTACAGGTAAAACTCTTTTAGCAAAAGCAGTTGCAGGTGAAGCAAATGTTGAATTTTTATCAGTTTCTGGTTCTGCATTTATTGAAATGTTTGTTGGAGTTGGAGCTAGTAGAGTTAGAGATTTATTCGAACAAGCAAAAAAAGTTGCACCTGCTATTATTTTTATTGATGAAATTGATGCAATTGGTAAAAGTAGAGCCTCTGGTGGTCCAATGGGTGGAAATGATGAGAGAGAACAAACTTTAAATCAGTTATTAGCTGAAATGGATGGGTTCTCAACTGAATATGCTCCTGTAATCGTATTAGCAGCAACTAATAGACCAGAAGTTTTAGATCCAGCACTTTTAAGACCAGGAAGATTTGATAGACAAGTTTTAGTTGATAAACCTGATTATGAGGGTAGAGTTGAAATTTTAAATGTACATATTAAAGGTGTAAAACTTGGAAAAAATGTAGATTTAAAAGAGATTGCAAAAATGACAGCAGGCCTTGCAGGTGCAGATTTAGCAAATATTATAAATGAAGCTGCATTACTTGCTGGTCGTGCTTCTAAAGATCAAGTTGATCCAAGTGATTTTAAAGAAGCAGTTGAGCGACAAATAGCTGGTTTAGAGAAAAAATCAAAAAGAATTTCTCCAAAAGAGAGAAAAATCGTAGCATATCACGAATCAGGGCATGCATTAATTGCTGAGATTACAAAAGGTGCAAATAAAGTAAATAAAGTTTCAATTGTTCCAAGAGGACTAGCTGCTTTAGGATATACACTTAATACTCCTGAAGAGAATAAATATTTAATGCAAAAACATGAGCTAATTGCTGAAGTTGATGTATTACTTGGCGGAAGAGCTGCTGAAGAGGTATTTATTGGTGAGATTTCAACAGGTGCTGGAAATGACCTTGAAAGAGCAACTGGAATTATTAAATCAATGGCTACTGTTTACGGTATGAGTGAAATTGCTGGATTGATGGTTCTTGAAAAAAGATCTAATCAATTCTTAGGTGGACAAACTCAAAAAGATTTCTCTGATGCAATGGCTAAAGATTTAGATGATCATACTAAAAATCTATTAAATGAAAGATATGAAATTGTCTTACAAAAACTAAGAGAAAATAGTGTTGCAATTGAAGAAATGACTGCTGAGTTATTAGAAATTGAAGTAATTTCAGGTGAAAGAGTTAGAGAAATTATCACATTAAATGGTGGAACAGTATTTATTGATGGTGATTTACATAGTGATGCCATTGCTGAAATAAAAGAAGAAACTATAATTGAAGATAATTCAACAAATAGTGACGAAACAACTGAAAATAAATAAGTTTTCAATCTACTTTTTAGGGTAAAAAACTTTTTAGTTTTTTACCCCACTTTTTAACATTTTTAATCAAATATTATTTTTTATTAATTTAAGTTATAATTGAAGAATAATTATTACAATATAGGAATACAATGAACACTTTTTTTTACATATTATTTAATTTAAATACAAATTTGAAAAGGAGTATCTCAT from Arcobacter venerupis includes these protein-coding regions:
- the ftsH gene encoding ATP-dependent zinc metalloprotease FtsH produces the protein MAKKQQNNNSNNNNNSNGNNNGNGNNFFNNNPLLIFVIFSIVTIFVFKAIFPENQMGADATNSNIQAFGQTSNKTIAYSDLKALISSGKIDYVGIGNTQIKAISKAGTGSVTTYTARRVVPDNTLIPELEKNNISYGGINEENILSDILFGWVLPIFIFFAIWMFIAKRMQKSMGGGSGGILGIGSSKKMINSEKPNVTFDDMAGNKEAKEEVQEIVDFLKSPDRYVRLGAQIPKGVLLVGPPGTGKTLLAKAVAGEANVEFLSVSGSAFIEMFVGVGASRVRDLFEQAKKVAPAIIFIDEIDAIGKSRASGGPMGGNDEREQTLNQLLAEMDGFSTEYAPVIVLAATNRPEVLDPALLRPGRFDRQVLVDKPDYEGRVEILNVHIKGVKLGKNVDLKEIAKMTAGLAGADLANIINEAALLAGRASKDQVDPSDFKEAVERQIAGLEKKSKRISPKERKIVAYHESGHALIAEITKGANKVNKVSIVPRGLAALGYTLNTPEENKYLMQKHELIAEVDVLLGGRAAEEVFIGEISTGAGNDLERATGIIKSMATVYGMSEIAGLMVLEKRSNQFLGGQTQKDFSDAMAKDLDDHTKNLLNERYEIVLQKLRENSVAIEEMTAELLEIEVISGERVREIITLNGGTVFIDGDLHSDAIAEIKEETIIEDNSTNSDETTENK
- a CDS encoding tRNA dihydrouridine synthase, coding for MNKKLDFSRPLVVLAPLAGYTDLPFRSVVKKFGADLTISEMISSNALVYKSERTLKMIEKSPTEDPYFVQIAGNKMELIRDAVLILNEIDGIDGIDLNCGCPAPKVFNHGSGSNLLGDLKKLEEMLSTVKKYSNKQYTSAKVRLGVNEKIPVEIGKAVEACGVDFVSVHGRTRAGKYKAPVDYDAIKAMKEAISIPVIANGDIKDYDKAKEVLEYTKADGVMIGRGAIGKPWVFYQLKHGIEDISNEMKKEIILEHFDAMLKFHGPHGAIMFRKLLHSYSKGYTGANEFRDIVNKISDISVMRDMIENFF
- a CDS encoding 50S ribosomal protein L11 methyltransferase; its protein translation is MTKYYFELTLKPESNFELFVDLLNAITTDAIEELDETLIIRSEEELTDLIFGIEEFAKALNEKCEITYEKKENIDWIKEYQQSVKAVEVGNFFIRPSWVEKKDGKIDIIINPALSFGSGHHETTSSCIEAIDEFVTSNQTVLDVGTGSGILAIAAAKKDCIVDICDTDEVCVIDTKANFELNDVKFNDSWVGSTNKTTKKYDVVIANIVADVLVMIASDLKKCLNEDGILIISGILDKHINRVLSKFNDLEQIKLIHKNEWMSVVFKKNKEF